TCTTCATTGGGACCAGTCATTTGTCAAATGTTCAACTAGGTGAGAAGCATGCTCAACAACTTCATTGTGTATCACAAGACTCTTTGTACTCTTTGTTTGCAAAATTCATATCCCTAAGGAGTTTGTGATACTGCTCTTCATGTTCCATATCACTACACTCCTGGAAATGCTTTAGAAGGGCTTGCACATTTGCAGGTTTTGGCTTCCACTCATCTTGTTTCATAATTGAAAGGGCTTTATCCATAGCTTGTGTAGCCTTATCAAGTTGCATGGTCTTTAAATAGCCCTCTGCAAGTATTTCCCATGTATTGCAAATGGGTTTTCTTTGCTTGTCTAAAGCAAGCTCAACAAACAACTCAGCCTTTTCGACCAGCCCATTATTGACATAAGCTTTGAGAAGTATATTAGGAACTCTGAAATCATAATCAACAACAGCAGATTCCCATTCTTCAATAAGTTTCTCAGCTCCCTCAAGATCGTCAAGCTTCACCAAAGAATCAAGCATGCATATAAAGTTCATGTTTGTCAATTTGGGGAAGGCTGACTTTAATGACTGCCACATCCTATTTACTCCATCTTTATTACCAACACCTGCATATAAAGTAATGAGATAGATAAATAACTCTCGATCCCATTGATttatcttcatttccatctcctgCAACATGGCCTGTGCCTTATCAGAAAGTCCGGCTTTGATATAAATATTTGCCAGGTTTCCATATGTAGACCAATCTGTATTAACCATAGGATTGTATTTCATTTCTAGCAAAACTTTCTCCATTCCATCAATGTCAGACATAGCAGCACAAATGTTCATCCGAATATTATAAGTGAACTTATCTTGTGAgatgttttttctcttcatttgTTCAAGGACTGAGGGTACCTTATCAAATTTACCTGTTTTTTTGTAAAGAGTCAATAACTGATTATAGGGAAGTGATGTTCTAGCATAGCCCAACTCCTCTATCTTTTCCATTAGTGCCTCTGCTTTTTCAGTCATGTTGGCCGTTACATAAGAGTTCAGTAGTGCACCATAAGTGGGTTCAACCTTTGCAATCTCAGGAAGACTGTTAAAATAACTTTCAGCACTGGCTATACCACGAACTTTAGCTATCAAGTCTAGGCGAACAGCATGATCAGACAAACCCTTTGTAAATTCACTGCGACCTACTATCCACTCGGAAATCTTTTCAAAAAGACAAATCACAAGTCAGGGTACATGACCTGAAATGGAAAATAGAATCTTAAACAATAATTCTATACATCATTCATCAAATAAAGCATAAGCATGGTCAACCATAAATGTCATAAGTATAACATGCCAGAATTCAAAACCTAATACTTCTCCATAATTTTAACATGGAATAGAACCTCAAATTATTACCATCTTTACAGCAGTGATGTGGATAGCTAGTAAACCAATGAGAAGGCCATAATACACCTTAAGTATTGTAAACTAAAATTATTTAAGCCTTGAAAATCGTTCTTTAGTGAACTGGGGGCCACAAAAATGTCATAACATGCCTGAATTCAAAATCCAATATTTCTCCATACTTTCAATATGGAATACAGACTCTAATTACCATCTTTATAGTAGTGATGCAGATATCTAGTATACCTGTGAGAAAGCCATAAAACActcaagtattggaaatttggaatTATTTAAACCTTGAAAATTGTCCTTGCAGAGAAGTGAGGTCATTGGTTGGTCTAGATCCAATCCATACCTGAAGCTAGGAAACCATGACTCTATTATATTTACCACCCACAGAACAAAACAACTAAAAGACTAGGCATAGACCATATCGAAATGGGAAGAACAAACCATTGAGCTTGT
This genomic stretch from Cryptomeria japonica chromosome 8, Sugi_1.0, whole genome shotgun sequence harbors:
- the LOC131060050 gene encoding large ribosomal subunit protein mL101 (rPPR4), whose amino-acid sequence is MSSSTFFSTSFNLYRRISRVGCNPSVIPELQKWMEEGRRIKKFELQLIIKELRKYGRHAHALQISEWIVGRSEFTKGLSDHAVRLDLIAKVRGIASAESYFNSLPEIAKVEPTYGALLNSYVTANMTEKAEALMEKIEELGYARTSLPYNQLLTLYKKTGKFDKVPSVLEQMKRKNISQDKFTYNIRMNICAAMSDIDGMEKVLLEMKYNPMVNTDWSTYGNLANIYIKAGLSDKAQAMLQEMEMKINQWDRELFIYLITLYAGVGNKDGVNRMWQSLKSAFPKLTNMNFICMLDSLVKLDDLEGAEKLIEEWESAVVDYDFRVPNILLKAYVNNGLVEKAELFVELALDKQRKPICNTWEILAEGYLKTMQLDKATQAMDKALSIMKQDEWKPKPANVQALLKHFQECSDMEHEEQYHKLLRDMNFANKEYKESCDTQ